Proteins encoded in a region of the Bartonella taylorii genome:
- a CDS encoding hemagglutinin repeat-containing protein, with protein sequence MRYEQRAKRATWFEVLVSSTMLKKVLLGGIGLPFLLQPATLQAQIAVDPNASVAHRPDIVAAPNGVPSIDIVTPNGKGLSHNKYYDFNIGNPGVILNNHAQEVGQSQLGGIMPGNPHLRYSGSAKVILNEVTSSKRSALHGPAEVFGHQADVIIANPNGISCDGCGFINTPHATLTTGVPEIDGSGFLKGFEVQGGDITFGPQGANFFSSQGAVDIVDIVSRTVHFEGAVAGRTIGVTAGTGHFDYASGQMKELTDITGKPEYAIDGSALGALQADRIKLVATEKGVGVRMRHDMAANAGQLHLSADGKISLKDVFGHDGVVLQSKSDTLHAKHITSKKHVEIAAKKGVTLETVGADGHLSVDAQDGLLTISGKATSGSNLELSSRHALQVSGLGAGADVTLESGGALNIGGTVLAGGNLRAHAGGDIQAYFLAGGVDMAATQAAGSLVLGSHGDVDLQSGGGIINAANIYGAGNVTLVAYHGLSVSQTILSHHNVAIHVEPHAGIHFGQVLAHGRADIHGGAVDFSTMMTGDDAVLKVGSLDAGTLMTGLDFVHSQVSPSNPTGDLVFHDKGSLSITAQRGVKVGHIISGGNIDLFAGNDIYYDQIIGYGTATLTSVSGGISVENVLSAKGDVRLTANTLDLSNNRSHIYTPQTLYLTADHIYVSGSTLIYGGLDFQSTNVLDIHHARLQAVTDEGGTGDILFVAPGVMVDEATSVLAARDFVIKTGELKNSGQLAAGHNLAFSVRGDARNSKTGLIYVKGNGALQVDGALRNDFGAIVAEGDLSFTNAEGTGKSLSLVNKAGFIQVGGNLNIQTNSLKNEADSTPVITEKTEEVAIAFEKPEGFDSIKNAILYHTTSIANELGMELWGVSYKEAECSGNTCNLHIKNSLANKEATYGKITLEDGIVYKAFTWKEENKSWLFFQGYRWNNLSHMIQKTVTQEFSPTRQGMIQSHGNLIINADTIDNHYSSIEAGGNADIHANVLTNLGATAYKNTYMGCQANTDAYCYAYNADGSRNVALDIINNDGFRQTGSKVLDSVSGLVQAGGTLNLVVDQLNNTAAKGSITGDAHFEAKTVEGNPLEDLSGLTGAGALFTPKVDLNNAGELSDGLPLPKPQSGGVGGTLPKQNFIYETRAEFLDVGKFYGSAYFLNRIGYNPDREIFFLGDAYFEKQLIEKQMRDLVGQGLGKGSFIPGSDAIEQVKNLLDVGADYAKTHNLTFGEPLSEEQLASLEAPMVIYVRQQVKGMDVYAPVLYIPEKERASFVSAGALIMGDDVNITSQNTSNSTITNSGRIAANHQLHVHGGDILSQGGHFAAGGDAFLVAQKNIRLDAGRTTVDGVETVLNTDALSAGGNASVIAKQDLTASGVRITTKGDLAMATEQGNLTIGSAQTHYHSEQGDATMHHKSEVNSGGSTTLASGKDLNVLGSDVQTKDKLLLQAEGNVSIDATRNSMDNHTQDGQTSHVTLHNGSHLSSGKDTTVLSGQDIHIAASDIDAKGNVALGAQREITIGVRNDERDYHFQGSDFSIDRQESISLGSSIKSGGDTTVVAGQDGKAHDLSITGSSIAAEGKVGLKASNDILINNAEDSSHREISSYTDGGFFGGSSSYHETFGATQVVGSSIAGEKGVALESGNNTQIVASMLTAGKPGEITDQAKADITIHSGGKITIKGIQEHYDQQEQSSESSFLHEESSNSSQSHSTTVSSILGATGNIITQSDKETTITASHMFANEGIHVTGENVTIDGMTDHHKSHSETHETGFGVGSGKGFVSVYGSESKTENEESFEHQGSSLNGKNITITATKKDVNVVGSDFTAQENIHVSAVHDINVSPGHNRHSASSKEERTGFGFQFEKNPSGASVGVGIASAKDTGDQWENTNTPSHFKAGKDVQINGGNDVNLQETIVSADRDVNIDAGNNITLSESYDTSNAKEKHEKSFAGVTGSVNVGILGAVQDVRDAAKRFGHGDTKHKIGNGLIAGLKGYDLYSKGKGLYNGMKDGKLKQSVRDIADVSASVTVGFKTEKEEASVQTSTAVTDSIEGGRSINIHAHEGSIHSIGADIIAGTNPVYANDEQSGNITLDARQHILFESAQNTQSTQNRSESASMNIGYSYGTGGTGWMGNASFGKGKGSSEEVQQKNSHIIGTGTVHSTSGGNTTLEGAVLSGNRVEMDVGGDFTVISRSDTGHSSSKQNSLSIGFNGGKKNDAATTNISLNKDKSSSDYHSVVEQSGIKAGDGGFKINVKDKTTLTGGIIESTAPADKNSLTTGSISTSDISNSAHAQASSDGISISAGGPMYQGKYGVGKNIAKNVLDHSKAKDSEEGYTKSAISDGTIVITDEAGQKALTGQDVEQAIASLNRDTATAHKGVQQLDVGKLEQIVHENREMVTQLLEEGFKYSDDSYKTMFIKEHPIAVVDRDEKGNIIYEIDANGEPIEDARGQPIPKFHYLTDEEKQHLQAGSDGKVHVSLNGIFTPPYEAAVYAEQHAKDKNVPLYFVVFPEADSAISELLVAGYQKFMENNFWGLTNSTQEAKDLTSRYGNTGLHFDAHSRGSLTGFNMMNSFKQEGVNDVAGNTTISFFGPAANVLAASGLLGYVSGGKQTTIGFDGNRYDFVSRWIGGNGYTYETIPAGSNWWTEWWRVIMNPVSSHTCLGDASYKCRYNYGTSHLEQKP encoded by the coding sequence ATGAGATATGAGCAGAGAGCAAAAAGAGCAACATGGTTTGAAGTTTTAGTCTCCAGTACGATGCTCAAAAAGGTTTTGCTAGGTGGGATTGGTTTACCTTTTCTTTTACAACCAGCAACACTACAGGCACAAATTGCTGTTGACCCTAACGCAAGTGTCGCTCATCGCCCAGATATTGTGGCAGCACCCAATGGGGTTCCCTCGATTGATATTGTTACACCCAATGGCAAGGGCTTATCACATAATAAATATTACGATTTCAATATTGGCAATCCAGGTGTCATTTTAAACAATCACGCGCAAGAAGTAGGACAATCGCAGTTGGGTGGCATTATGCCGGGCAATCCGCATTTGCGCTACTCTGGTTCGGCGAAAGTAATTTTAAATGAAGTCACCAGCAGCAAGCGCAGTGCGCTTCATGGTCCAGCGGAGGTTTTTGGGCATCAAGCCGATGTGATTATAGCCAATCCCAATGGGATAAGTTGTGATGGTTGTGGCTTTATCAATACGCCCCATGCGACCTTAACCACGGGTGTACCAGAAATTGATGGGAGTGGTTTTCTGAAAGGGTTTGAGGTTCAAGGTGGGGATATCACCTTTGGACCCCAGGGTGCGAATTTTTTCTCAAGCCAAGGGGCTGTTGATATTGTCGATATTGTCTCACGCACAGTGCATTTTGAAGGAGCTGTTGCGGGGAGGACAATTGGAGTGACAGCAGGGACCGGTCACTTTGATTATGCTTCTGGGCAGATGAAGGAGTTGACCGATATTACCGGCAAGCCGGAATATGCGATAGACGGTTCTGCGTTAGGGGCTCTACAAGCGGACAGAATAAAACTTGTGGCAACGGAAAAAGGTGTTGGGGTTCGCATGCGCCATGATATGGCAGCCAATGCGGGGCAGTTGCATCTTTCTGCTGATGGAAAAATCTCGTTGAAGGATGTTTTTGGTCATGATGGTGTTGTTCTTCAATCAAAAAGCGATACCCTTCATGCAAAGCACATTACGTCGAAAAAGCATGTTGAGATTGCAGCAAAAAAAGGTGTCACGTTAGAGACAGTTGGCGCGGATGGTCATTTGAGCGTAGATGCGCAGGATGGGCTTTTAACGATTAGCGGAAAAGCCACCTCTGGGAGCAATCTGGAGCTTTCTTCGCGCCATGCTCTGCAAGTTTCAGGGCTTGGCGCTGGCGCTGATGTGACCCTTGAATCTGGTGGCGCACTGAATATTGGTGGTACGGTTTTAGCGGGGGGCAATTTAAGGGCGCATGCCGGTGGTGATATACAAGCCTATTTTTTAGCTGGTGGGGTTGATATGGCAGCAACACAAGCTGCTGGTAGCCTTGTTTTGGGCAGCCATGGGGATGTTGATCTCCAAAGTGGAGGCGGGATCATTAATGCCGCAAATATTTATGGAGCAGGGAATGTCACACTTGTTGCATATCATGGGCTTTCTGTTTCTCAAACGATCCTATCGCATCACAATGTTGCCATTCATGTTGAACCTCATGCCGGCATTCATTTTGGGCAAGTTTTAGCCCATGGCAGAGCAGATATTCATGGTGGGGCGGTTGATTTTTCTACCATGATGACAGGTGATGATGCGGTTTTAAAGGTGGGAAGCCTTGATGCAGGCACATTGATGACAGGTTTAGATTTTGTTCACTCTCAGGTGAGCCCTTCGAACCCTACAGGTGATCTTGTTTTTCATGATAAAGGTTCTCTTTCTATTACAGCACAAAGGGGCGTAAAGGTTGGACATATTATCAGTGGTGGCAATATTGACCTTTTTGCTGGCAACGACATTTATTATGATCAGATCATAGGCTATGGCACAGCCACATTGACATCGGTATCAGGAGGGATCAGTGTTGAGAATGTGCTGTCTGCTAAGGGGGATGTGAGATTGACAGCCAACACTCTCGATTTGAGCAATAATCGTTCTCATATTTATACGCCGCAAACGCTATATTTAACTGCGGATCATATTTATGTTTCGGGCAGTACGCTGATTTATGGCGGTTTAGATTTTCAAAGCACCAATGTTCTTGATATTCACCATGCACGGCTACAAGCCGTTACCGATGAAGGCGGGACAGGAGATATTCTCTTTGTTGCTCCAGGCGTTATGGTGGATGAGGCCACATCGGTTTTAGCGGCACGAGATTTTGTCATCAAAACAGGGGAGCTTAAAAATAGCGGTCAATTGGCAGCAGGGCATAATTTAGCCTTTAGCGTGAGGGGTGATGCGAGGAACAGCAAAACGGGTTTAATTTATGTGAAGGGCAATGGTGCTTTACAAGTTGATGGGGCTTTGCGCAATGATTTTGGCGCCATTGTTGCAGAGGGTGATTTATCTTTCACCAATGCAGAAGGTACTGGAAAAAGCCTTTCCCTTGTCAATAAAGCGGGCTTTATTCAAGTTGGTGGAAACTTAAATATCCAAACCAACAGTCTGAAAAACGAAGCCGATAGCACACCCGTTATCACGGAAAAAACGGAAGAAGTCGCCATCGCATTCGAAAAACCAGAGGGTTTTGATTCAATTAAAAATGCGATTTTGTATCATACAACAAGTATAGCAAATGAGTTGGGGATGGAACTATGGGGCGTTTCCTATAAGGAAGCTGAATGTTCAGGAAACACATGTAATCTTCACATTAAAAATTCTTTGGCCAACAAAGAGGCAACTTATGGTAAGATAACTTTAGAAGATGGGATAGTATACAAGGCGTTTACTTGGAAGGAAGAGAATAAAAGTTGGCTTTTTTTTCAAGGGTACCGATGGAATAATTTATCTCACATGATACAGAAAACTGTCACGCAAGAATTTTCGCCTACTCGTCAAGGAATGATACAGTCTCACGGCAATCTCATCATTAACGCTGATACCATTGACAACCATTATAGCTCTATAGAAGCAGGGGGAAATGCCGATATCCACGCCAATGTGCTGACCAATTTGGGGGCAACAGCTTATAAAAATACCTATATGGGTTGTCAGGCTAATACGGATGCTTATTGTTATGCTTATAACGCTGATGGAAGCCGAAATGTTGCTTTAGATATAATAAATAATGATGGTTTTCGCCAAACTGGTTCAAAAGTTCTTGATAGCGTTTCTGGTCTTGTCCAAGCGGGTGGCACGTTGAATTTGGTGGTCGATCAACTCAATAACACGGCAGCGAAAGGTTCCATTACAGGAGATGCGCATTTTGAAGCAAAAACCGTTGAAGGTAATCCACTGGAGGACTTAAGTGGTTTAACTGGGGCTGGTGCTCTCTTTACACCAAAAGTAGATCTCAATAATGCAGGAGAACTTTCTGATGGGCTTCCTTTACCAAAGCCCCAATCGGGTGGGGTTGGGGGCACGCTGCCCAAGCAGAATTTTATTTATGAAACGCGGGCAGAATTCCTTGATGTTGGCAAGTTTTATGGTTCAGCCTATTTTTTGAATAGAATTGGTTACAATCCTGACAGAGAGATTTTTTTCTTAGGGGATGCTTATTTTGAAAAGCAACTGATTGAAAAACAAATGCGTGATCTTGTGGGGCAAGGTTTGGGCAAGGGCTCTTTCATTCCTGGAAGTGATGCCATTGAACAAGTCAAAAACTTGCTGGATGTGGGGGCAGATTATGCAAAAACACACAATTTGACTTTTGGTGAGCCTTTAAGTGAAGAACAACTTGCTTCTCTAGAAGCTCCGATGGTGATTTATGTACGCCAACAGGTCAAGGGCATGGATGTTTATGCGCCGGTGCTTTACATCCCCGAAAAGGAGAGAGCCTCCTTTGTTTCTGCTGGTGCCTTGATCATGGGGGATGATGTCAATATCACCAGCCAAAATACCAGCAATTCCACAATAACCAATTCAGGGCGGATTGCGGCAAACCACCAATTGCATGTGCATGGTGGGGATATCCTCAGTCAAGGAGGGCATTTTGCGGCGGGTGGTGATGCTTTTTTAGTTGCACAGAAGAATATTCGTTTAGATGCAGGGCGCACAACGGTTGACGGCGTGGAGACCGTATTAAACACCGATGCGCTTTCTGCTGGTGGCAATGCGAGCGTGATTGCCAAACAAGATCTCACAGCTTCAGGGGTGAGGATCACCACGAAGGGTGATCTTGCCATGGCCACAGAGCAGGGCAATTTAACAATAGGTTCAGCGCAAACACATTACCACAGCGAACAGGGTGATGCCACCATGCATCATAAATCGGAAGTCAATTCTGGGGGCTCAACGACACTTGCTTCTGGAAAGGATCTCAATGTTCTAGGCTCTGATGTTCAAACAAAGGATAAACTTCTCTTACAAGCTGAGGGCAATGTTTCGATTGATGCCACGCGCAACAGCATGGACAATCATACGCAGGATGGGCAAACCTCCCATGTCACCTTACACAATGGCTCTCATTTAAGTTCTGGAAAAGATACCACGGTCCTATCCGGTCAAGATATCCATATTGCTGCTTCTGATATAGATGCGAAGGGCAATGTTGCTCTTGGCGCACAAAGGGAGATAACAATAGGGGTGAGAAACGATGAAAGAGATTATCATTTTCAGGGCAGCGACTTTAGTATTGACAGGCAAGAGTCTATTTCTCTGGGCTCTTCGATAAAATCAGGGGGTGATACCACGGTTGTTGCGGGGCAGGATGGAAAGGCGCATGACCTTAGCATCACGGGCAGTTCTATTGCTGCTGAGGGCAAGGTGGGGTTGAAAGCCAGCAACGATATTCTCATCAACAATGCAGAGGATAGCTCACACCGTGAGATATCTAGCTACACAGATGGCGGTTTTTTTGGGGGAAGCTCATCCTATCATGAAACTTTTGGAGCTACCCAAGTGGTAGGTTCAAGTATAGCAGGAGAAAAAGGTGTTGCTCTTGAATCTGGAAACAATACGCAGATTGTAGCGTCGATGCTCACAGCAGGCAAGCCAGGGGAAATAACCGATCAGGCAAAAGCGGATATTACCATTCACTCTGGGGGAAAGATTACTATCAAAGGTATTCAAGAACACTACGACCAGCAAGAACAATCCTCAGAAAGTAGTTTTTTGCATGAGGAATCCTCCAATAGCTCTCAATCGCATAGCACAACGGTCTCCTCTATCCTTGGGGCAACGGGCAACATTATCACGCAATCAGACAAAGAGACTACAATCACAGCTTCTCATATGTTTGCAAATGAAGGTATTCATGTGACGGGAGAAAATGTGACGATTGATGGCATGACAGATCATCATAAGAGCCATTCAGAAACCCATGAAACAGGTTTTGGTGTGGGTTCAGGCAAGGGCTTTGTATCGGTATACGGAAGTGAGTCAAAGACAGAAAATGAAGAAAGTTTTGAACATCAAGGCTCTTCTCTCAATGGGAAAAATATCACCATCACCGCCACCAAAAAAGATGTGAACGTGGTGGGCTCTGATTTTACTGCGCAAGAAAATATTCATGTTTCGGCAGTCCATGATATCAATGTTTCACCTGGTCACAATCGTCATAGCGCAAGCTCAAAGGAAGAACGCACAGGTTTTGGGTTTCAGTTTGAAAAGAACCCTAGCGGTGCTTCCGTGGGTGTTGGAATTGCAAGCGCTAAAGATACGGGCGATCAATGGGAAAATACCAATACGCCATCTCATTTCAAGGCGGGCAAAGATGTGCAGATCAATGGTGGCAATGATGTGAATTTACAAGAAACCATTGTTTCGGCGGATCGTGATGTCAACATTGATGCTGGCAATAATATCACCCTATCAGAAAGCTATGATACCTCTAACGCAAAAGAAAAGCATGAAAAGTCCTTTGCTGGTGTGACAGGATCTGTCAATGTGGGCATTCTTGGTGCCGTACAAGATGTAAGGGATGCAGCCAAACGTTTTGGTCATGGGGATACAAAACACAAAATCGGCAATGGTCTTATTGCTGGTCTAAAAGGCTATGATCTCTATAGCAAAGGCAAAGGTCTTTACAATGGGATGAAGGATGGAAAACTTAAACAATCGGTTCGTGATATTGCTGATGTTTCTGCTAGCGTAACCGTGGGCTTTAAGACAGAGAAGGAGGAGGCATCTGTTCAGACATCTACTGCGGTAACAGATAGCATAGAAGGAGGGCGTTCTATTAATATCCATGCCCATGAAGGCAGCATCCATAGTATTGGCGCTGATATTATCGCTGGTACCAATCCAGTCTATGCAAATGATGAGCAGAGCGGGAATATCACCTTGGATGCAAGACAACATATCCTCTTTGAAAGTGCGCAAAACACGCAAAGCACACAAAACAGAAGTGAAAGCGCTTCAATGAATATTGGGTATAGTTATGGTACTGGTGGTACAGGGTGGATGGGTAACGCCTCTTTTGGTAAAGGCAAGGGCTCCAGTGAGGAGGTTCAGCAAAAGAACAGCCATATTATAGGCACCGGCACTGTTCATAGCACAAGTGGAGGCAACACCACACTGGAAGGTGCAGTGCTTTCTGGAAACCGTGTAGAGATGGATGTTGGTGGTGATTTTACTGTTATAAGCCGCAGTGATACGGGACACAGTTCCAGCAAGCAAAACTCTCTTTCTATTGGGTTTAATGGTGGAAAAAAGAATGATGCAGCTACAACCAATATATCCTTGAACAAGGATAAATCCTCTAGTGATTATCATAGTGTTGTGGAACAATCAGGCATCAAAGCGGGTGATGGCGGTTTTAAAATCAACGTTAAAGATAAAACGACCCTAACTGGAGGTATTATTGAAAGCACCGCGCCGGCAGATAAAAACAGCCTGACCACAGGAAGCATTAGCACCAGTGATATAAGCAACAGTGCGCATGCGCAAGCCAGCAGCGATGGGATCAGCATTTCTGCGGGTGGTCCGATGTATCAGGGCAAATATGGTGTTGGGAAAAACATTGCTAAAAATGTCTTAGATCATTCAAAAGCTAAAGATTCAGAGGAAGGATACACCAAATCTGCTATTAGCGATGGCACCATCGTCATTACTGATGAAGCAGGGCAGAAGGCATTGACAGGGCAAGATGTTGAGCAAGCCATAGCCTCCCTTAATCGTGATACTGCCACCGCCCATAAGGGTGTACAACAACTCGATGTAGGCAAGCTGGAACAAATCGTCCATGAAAACCGTGAAATGGTAACGCAACTCTTAGAAGAAGGGTTTAAATACAGCGATGATTCCTATAAAACCATGTTTATCAAAGAGCACCCCATCGCCGTTGTCGACCGTGATGAAAAGGGTAATATAATCTATGAAATAGATGCAAATGGAGAGCCTATAGAAGACGCTCGTGGACAACCTATCCCTAAGTTTCATTATTTAACGGATGAAGAAAAGCAGCATTTGCAAGCCGGCTCTGATGGCAAGGTGCATGTGTCCCTCAATGGCATTTTTACCCCACCCTATGAGGCTGCTGTTTATGCAGAGCAACATGCGAAGGATAAAAATGTACCGCTTTATTTTGTTGTGTTCCCAGAAGCGGATTCTGCTATTTCAGAACTTTTGGTCGCGGGCTATCAGAAGTTTATGGAAAATAACTTTTGGGGTTTGACCAATTCCACACAAGAAGCAAAAGATCTAACGTCTCGCTATGGTAACACAGGATTGCATTTTGATGCCCATAGTCGAGGCAGTTTGACAGGCTTTAATATGATGAATTCTTTCAAACAAGAAGGTGTAAATGATGTAGCAGGCAATACAACGATCAGTTTCTTTGGACCAGCGGCTAATGTTTTGGCTGCATCCGGTCTGTTAGGTTATGTGAGTGGTGGCAAACAAACCACTATTGGCTTTGATGGGAATAGATATGACTTTGTGAGCCGATGGATTGGCGGTAATGGCTATACCTACGAGACAATACCTGCTGGTAGTAACTGGTGGACAGAATGGTGGAGAGTGATCATGAATCCCGTAAGCTCCCATACCTGTCTTGGAGATGCGAGTTATAAATGTAGATATAATTATGGCACATCTCATCTAGAACAAAAACCTTGA
- a CDS encoding ShlB/FhaC/HecB family hemolysin secretion/activation protein → MQSGGQSVLFSVFLRRSSLLRIFLAILVLFGMFSGVTVYARSSAFLYPQIPTDNFAREHTEQQRLKRIEHLRALTPKGMDTSPERDQGAHLGGGYCFNIDHITVDGVYHINKRTIAKVTDAYVGRCIGLSEIQILIKQLTKVYLDQGYVTARFYIPDQDIKSNKELKLVVVEGKLSDIYYNGSPASRYNQIVWSAFPGLKGHVLNMRDIEQGLDQINRLSSAHAKSELLPGGEDGSTIVNISNHPDKAFSVTLTHDNMGQASTGYARYSTGLKVENILGLNDLWDFGYQRSGRDYWGGSKQEGHSNNISASVSIPYGYWTFSLNGYLYDYQSIIKGNFTDIETTGNSSELHASTSRVLHRDSVSLTTLNLGLSYKKTNNYLLGNKIEVGSRQYSVANFGISHSRQMLGGTWTFDVSYLQGLPLFHSVKKHDPGAGDAEPQFAKFTGTISAMTPFKVGRLDFILSNLLSGQYSPHNLLGAEQISLGGASNVRGTRESLLFGNNGFFIRNDLSLRTLPWSNNASLKKVLGELRPFIGLDYGRVFSQPLYGFTHEQLAGWTAGFKLAGGMVSLDASYSSVLWSTVKHKNPGTFLMTLTMNL, encoded by the coding sequence ATGCAAAGTGGGGGGCAATCTGTATTGTTTTCTGTATTTTTACGCCGAAGTTCTCTTTTAAGAATTTTTCTAGCCATTTTAGTGTTGTTTGGCATGTTTTCTGGCGTCACTGTTTATGCGCGTTCTTCGGCATTTTTATATCCACAAATACCAACAGATAATTTTGCCCGTGAGCACACTGAGCAGCAAAGATTAAAAAGGATTGAGCATTTACGCGCTTTAACGCCCAAAGGAATGGACACTTCTCCTGAAAGGGATCAAGGGGCGCATCTTGGTGGTGGATATTGCTTCAACATTGACCATATTACTGTTGATGGGGTTTATCATATCAACAAGCGGACTATAGCAAAAGTTACGGATGCTTATGTTGGGAGATGTATAGGTCTTTCTGAGATACAGATATTAATAAAACAATTAACCAAAGTTTATTTGGATCAAGGTTATGTGACGGCGCGTTTTTATATTCCAGACCAAGATATCAAAAGCAATAAAGAACTGAAGTTAGTTGTTGTTGAGGGGAAGCTTTCAGATATTTACTATAATGGTTCTCCAGCATCTCGTTATAATCAGATTGTGTGGAGTGCTTTTCCAGGGCTTAAAGGTCATGTTCTTAACATGCGCGATATTGAACAGGGGCTTGATCAGATCAACCGTTTGAGTTCAGCGCATGCAAAAAGCGAACTACTCCCAGGCGGTGAAGATGGAAGTACCATTGTTAATATTAGCAATCATCCTGATAAGGCATTTAGTGTTACGCTTACGCATGACAATATGGGGCAAGCCTCCACGGGTTATGCGCGTTATAGTACGGGTTTAAAGGTAGAAAATATTTTAGGGCTCAATGATTTATGGGACTTTGGCTATCAACGCAGTGGACGAGATTATTGGGGTGGGAGTAAGCAAGAAGGGCATAGCAATAATATTTCAGCGAGTGTGAGTATTCCTTACGGTTATTGGACATTTTCGTTAAATGGCTATCTTTATGATTATCAGAGCATTATTAAGGGCAACTTTACAGATATAGAAACGACAGGCAATTCCAGTGAATTGCATGCCAGCACCAGCCGGGTTCTCCATCGCGATAGTGTTTCACTTACCACGCTGAATTTGGGTCTTTCCTATAAAAAGACCAACAATTATCTTCTAGGCAATAAGATTGAGGTTGGCAGTCGTCAATATAGCGTTGCCAATTTTGGGATTTCGCATTCCCGTCAGATGCTGGGTGGAACATGGACCTTTGATGTCAGTTATTTGCAAGGTCTTCCCTTGTTTCATTCTGTCAAGAAGCACGATCCAGGAGCAGGGGATGCGGAGCCGCAATTTGCTAAATTTACCGGTACGATTAGTGCCATGACGCCTTTTAAGGTAGGGCGCTTGGACTTTATACTGAGCAATCTTTTGAGTGGGCAATATTCTCCGCATAATTTATTGGGTGCTGAGCAGATTTCGTTGGGGGGCGCTTCTAATGTGCGTGGAACGCGCGAGAGTTTGCTTTTTGGCAATAACGGTTTTTTTATTCGTAATGATTTGTCTTTGCGCACACTACCGTGGAGCAACAACGCTTCTCTGAAAAAAGTTTTGGGTGAATTGCGTCCCTTTATTGGTTTGGACTATGGGCGTGTTTTTTCGCAGCCCCTGTATGGATTTACGCATGAACAGCTTGCCGGTTGGACAGCAGGGTTCAAGCTTGCGGGGGGGATGGTTTCCCTTGATGCAAGCTATTCCAGTGTTTTGTGGAGCACAGTTAAGCACAAGAACCCTGGAACATTTTTAATGACATTAACAATGAATCTTTAA
- a CDS encoding restriction endonuclease produces the protein MFENLVKAYLMHDPLHYGRYEKVESYFEWAKEREGWNKNDIGIDLVAKLRHQEGYVAIQCKFYKADHQISKKDIDSFIAASGKDIFKYRLLVDTTEVELSDNVNAMIKGQAIPVYRIDLRHMENSRIDWQIFATKKEVVLKSTKEPRPHQKEALEKSL, from the coding sequence TTGTTTGAAAACCTTGTGAAGGCTTATCTTATGCATGACCCTCTCCATTATGGACGATATGAAAAAGTTGAAAGCTATTTTGAATGGGCTAAAGAGCGTGAAGGTTGGAATAAAAATGATATCGGCATTGATCTGGTGGCAAAGCTTCGTCATCAAGAGGGGTATGTGGCTATTCAATGTAAGTTTTATAAAGCAGACCATCAGATCAGTAAAAAAGATATTGATAGCTTTATCGCTGCCTCTGGAAAAGACATCTTTAAATATCGCCTTCTTGTCGATACCACGGAAGTGGAATTAAGTGACAATGTGAATGCTATGATCAAAGGACAAGCGATACCCGTTTATCGCATTGACCTTCGTCATATGGAAAACAGTCGTATAGATTGGCAAATATTTGCAACGAAAAAAGAAGTTGTTCTGAAATCGACAAAAGAGCCTCGTCCTCATCAGAAAGAAGCTCTTGAGAAAAGTCTGTGA